The window TAATCTTTTGTCGCTACACGATGACAACGAACCTGGCAAGACAGATGAGGCCTGCGCAAAGCATGATGGGGAGACGCTGAAACTCTTCTGCCAAAACTGCGAAGAGCCTATATGCCGTGATTGCACCATTATTGATCATGTTGGCCACAGGTACTCATTTATAAAAGATTTATTTGTTGCCGAGAAAGAGAAAACTTTAGAGCTTGTGCAGGAGTCGAGGGCAGCAATTTCTGCTTTAGAATCAACTGTAGAGACAGTAGTTATACAAGAAGGCAAACTAGCACAAAATTCACGAAAGGTTCAACAGTGCATCGACAGTTTCATAAACGTACAGATTGAAATTCTGAAAATACAAggggaacatttgaaaaatgaaCCACAGAAGCCAATTTTAAATCAAGAAGAGATTTTTCAGACCCAGAAGGATTCTCTATTTTTgtctcttggctgtttgaaaagCAGCGTGGAGTTAATCGAGAAAGCACTTTCTGAAGGAAATGAAGTAGCCTTTTTAACAGCCAAAGGTCAATTGTCTAAGCAGCTAAATCAAGCTACCGCGTTAGCAAACATAAAACCACGTGATACAATTTTCTATACTCTTCAACTTAATACCCCTCTCAATAATGAAACAGTTAATAATTTAGCACATATCAGTATTCATGAGGAAGAATACAAACTCAGCATGTGCGGAGGAAACTTTGGTCAACTAGAGGAGACCTATGTAAAcaaagtgtgtttttttgttgtctccaaagaaaatgtttttctAAGCGAttataaaaatatgttttcactGACCCTAAAAAGTATTAATCCTACGGACCTCGACCCATCGATGTACAAAGATTGTGCTCAGGTAAGAATTA of the Montipora capricornis isolate CH-2021 chromosome 7, ASM3666992v2, whole genome shotgun sequence genome contains:
- the LOC138057408 gene encoding tripartite motif-containing protein 2-like; translation: MASPAIYKKLAKHLECPICLEKFTEPKVLSCQHSYCRKCLEKLARGLRRDDYEVTCPECRKSTKVPGGDINSLPSNFLINNLLSLHDDNEPGKTDEACAKHDGETLKLFCQNCEEPICRDCTIIDHVGHRYSFIKDLFVAEKEKTLELVQESRAAISALESTVETVVIQEGKLAQNSRKVQQCIDSFINVQIEILKIQGEHLKNEPQKPILNQEEIFQTQKDSLFLSLGCLKSSVELIEKALSEGNEVAFLTAKGQLSKQLNQATALANIKPRDTIFYTLQLNTPLNNETVNNLAHISIHEEEYKLSMCGGNFGQLEETYVNKVCFFVVSKENVFLSDYKNMFSLTLKSINPTDLDPSMYKDCAQVRIMSLRSRNLHSMVITAEKDRFLFSYFPDEIGTYTIEIIINGRYIQGCPFAWTVKGFVTSRKYTKMDDEY